The following proteins are co-located in the Streptomyces sp. NBC_00435 genome:
- a CDS encoding ABC transporter permease: MYNPTVARLTYRALLGRRRALILFALPALLIVISIVVRAFTGLDDRVAADLLGGFALATMVPLIGVIAGTGAIGPEIDDGSIVYLLSKPVKRPTIIMTKLIVAIAVTMVFSAIPTLIAGYILNGNGQQIAVAYTVAALIASVAYSALFLLLGTVSRHAVVFGLVYALIWESLFGSLVDGAKTLSVQQWALALAQKVAGEGYVDATVGLPTAVVLLVAVTVGATFYAGQKLRRLTLAGEE; encoded by the coding sequence ATGTACAACCCCACCGTTGCCCGGCTCACCTACCGGGCCCTGCTCGGCCGCCGCCGCGCGCTGATCCTCTTCGCGCTGCCCGCCCTGCTGATCGTCATCTCCATCGTCGTCCGCGCCTTCACGGGCCTGGACGACCGGGTCGCCGCCGATCTCCTCGGTGGTTTCGCCCTGGCCACGATGGTCCCGCTGATCGGGGTCATCGCCGGCACCGGCGCCATCGGCCCGGAGATCGACGACGGCTCGATCGTCTACCTGCTCTCCAAGCCGGTGAAGCGCCCGACGATCATCATGACGAAGCTGATCGTCGCGATCGCCGTCACCATGGTCTTCTCCGCGATCCCCACCCTGATCGCGGGCTACATCCTCAACGGCAACGGCCAGCAGATCGCCGTCGCCTACACCGTCGCCGCCCTCATCGCCTCGGTCGCCTACAGCGCGCTGTTCCTGCTGCTGGGCACCGTCAGCCGCCACGCGGTGGTCTTCGGCCTGGTCTACGCGCTGATCTGGGAGTCGCTGTTCGGCAGCCTGGTCGACGGGGCCAAGACCCTCAGCGTCCAGCAGTGGGCACTGGCCCTCGCGCAGAAGGTCGCCGGTGAGGGCTACGTGGATGCCACCGTCGGGCTGCCCACCGCTGTGGTCCTGCTCGTCGCCGTCACCGTGGGCGCCACCTTCTACGCCGGCCAGAAGCTCCGCCGGCTCACCCTGGCGGGCGAGGAGTAG
- a CDS encoding ABC transporter ATP-binding protein — translation MTIIDIDHTSRWFGNVVAVNDVTMRIGPGVTGLLGPNGAGKSTLINMMGGFLAPSTGTVTLDGTAIWRNEQVYKQIGVVPEREAMYDFLTGREFVVANAELHGLDDVAAQRALATVEMEYAQDRKISTYSKGMRQRVKMASALVHDPSVLLLDEPFNGMDPRQRMQLMDLLRRMGDDGRTVLFSSHILEEVEQLASHIEVVVAGRHAASGDFRKIRRLMTDRPHRYLVRSSDDRVLAAALIADPSTAGIEVDLKEGALRVQAVDFGRFTELLPRVARQHGIRLLTVSPSDESLESVFSYLVTA, via the coding sequence GTGACCATCATCGACATCGACCACACTTCCCGCTGGTTCGGGAACGTCGTCGCCGTCAACGACGTGACCATGCGCATCGGTCCCGGGGTCACCGGCCTCCTGGGCCCCAACGGCGCGGGCAAGTCCACGCTCATCAACATGATGGGCGGCTTCCTCGCCCCGTCCACGGGCACCGTCACCCTCGACGGCACGGCGATCTGGCGCAACGAGCAGGTCTACAAGCAGATCGGCGTCGTGCCCGAGCGCGAGGCCATGTACGACTTCCTCACCGGACGCGAGTTCGTCGTGGCCAACGCCGAACTGCACGGGCTCGACGACGTGGCCGCCCAGCGGGCCCTGGCCACGGTCGAGATGGAGTACGCGCAGGACCGCAAGATCTCCACGTACTCCAAGGGCATGCGCCAGCGCGTGAAGATGGCCTCCGCACTGGTCCACGACCCGTCGGTGCTCCTGCTCGACGAGCCGTTCAACGGCATGGACCCGCGCCAGCGCATGCAGCTCATGGACCTGCTGCGGCGCATGGGCGACGACGGTCGAACCGTGCTGTTCTCCTCGCACATCCTGGAGGAAGTCGAACAGCTCGCCTCCCACATCGAGGTGGTCGTCGCCGGCCGGCACGCCGCCTCCGGCGACTTCCGCAAGATCCGCCGCCTGATGACGGACCGCCCGCACCGCTACCTCGTCCGCTCCTCCGACGACCGGGTCCTCGCCGCGGCCCTGATCGCCGACCCGTCCACGGCCGGGATCGAGGTCGACCTGAAGGAAGGTGCTCTGCGCGTCCAGGCCGTCGACTTCGGGCGCTTCACAGAGCTGCTGCCGCGGGTCGCCCGCCAGCACGGCATCCGGCTGCTGACGGTCTCGCCCTCCGACGAGTCCCTCGAGTCGGTCTTCTCCTACCTCGTCACGGCCTGA
- a CDS encoding ABC transporter permease subunit gives MAPDTSTQIHNIGYRSYDGLRLGRSYARKSLFSQSLRGAYGLGRSAKSKVLPMLLFAVMCVPALILVAVAIAVPGSTELPIKYTTYALTTQVIIGLYLASQAPQSVSRDLRFKTVPLYFSRPIERVDYVLAKFAAMASALFILTASPLVIMYIGSLLAKFDFGDQTKGFGQALVSVLVLSLLFSGLGLVMAALTPRRGFGVAAIIAVLLIPFGAVTAVQGIANSTGSPGVVEWLGLFSPITLIDGFQAAFLGATSAFPGQEAPSGAAAVLYLLVILGLIAGSYAALMARYRKAGL, from the coding sequence ATGGCGCCTGACACCTCGACCCAGATTCACAACATCGGCTACCGGTCCTACGACGGCCTCCGGCTCGGCCGCTCCTACGCCCGCAAGTCGCTGTTCTCGCAGTCCCTGCGCGGCGCCTACGGACTGGGCCGCTCGGCCAAGTCCAAGGTGCTGCCGATGCTGCTCTTCGCGGTGATGTGCGTGCCAGCGCTGATCCTCGTCGCGGTCGCGATCGCCGTGCCCGGCTCCACCGAGCTGCCGATCAAGTACACGACGTACGCCCTGACCACTCAGGTGATCATCGGCCTCTACCTCGCCTCCCAGGCACCCCAGTCGGTCTCCCGCGACCTGCGCTTCAAGACGGTGCCGCTGTACTTCTCGCGGCCGATCGAGCGCGTCGACTACGTGCTCGCCAAGTTCGCGGCGATGGCCTCGGCGCTGTTCATCCTCACCGCGAGCCCGCTGGTGATCATGTACATCGGCTCGCTGCTGGCGAAGTTCGACTTCGGCGACCAGACCAAGGGATTCGGGCAGGCACTCGTGTCGGTACTTGTACTGTCACTCCTCTTCTCCGGCCTCGGCCTGGTCATGGCCGCGCTCACCCCGCGCCGCGGCTTCGGCGTCGCCGCCATCATCGCCGTGCTCCTGATCCCGTTCGGCGCGGTGACGGCCGTCCAGGGCATCGCCAACAGCACCGGTTCCCCCGGCGTCGTCGAGTGGCTGGGGCTGTTCTCCCCGATCACGCTCATCGACGGGTTCCAGGCCGCCTTCCTCGGCGCCACCTCCGCCTTCCCCGGCCAGGAGGCCCCCTCGGGCGCCGCCGCCGTCCTCTACCTGCTCGTCATCCTCGGCCTCATCGCCGGCTCCTACGCCGCCCTGATGGCCCGCTACCGGAAGGCCGGGCTGTGA
- a CDS encoding ABC transporter ATP-binding protein, with the protein MTVIATESLSKRYPRVTALDRLSLDIGPGVTGLVGANGAGKSTLIKILLGLSPATEGTAAVLGLDVATHGSAIRERVGYMPEHDCLPPDVSATEFVVHMARMSGLPPTAARERTADTLRHVGLYEERYRPIGGYSTGMKQRVKLAQALVHDPQLVLLDEPTNGLDPVGRDEMLGLIRRVYTDFGISVLVTSHLLGELERTCDHVVVVDGGKLLRSSSTSDFTQTTTTLAVEVTDSDAHPDGTAALRKALTEAGVTLHAGEEQGLPGAGHILLVEATGEATYDTVRDTVADLGIGLVRMEQRRHHIAEVFRDSDNAAAEAAAQYATQQKGAGSDGA; encoded by the coding sequence GTGACTGTCATCGCGACCGAAAGCCTGAGCAAGCGGTACCCCCGAGTGACCGCCCTCGACCGGCTCTCCCTGGACATCGGGCCCGGAGTAACCGGGCTCGTGGGTGCCAACGGAGCCGGCAAGTCCACGCTGATCAAGATTCTGCTGGGACTCTCCCCCGCCACCGAGGGCACCGCCGCGGTGCTCGGACTCGACGTCGCCACCCATGGCAGCGCGATCCGCGAACGCGTCGGCTACATGCCCGAACACGATTGCCTGCCCCCCGACGTCTCGGCCACCGAGTTCGTCGTGCACATGGCGCGCATGTCCGGGCTCCCGCCGACCGCTGCGCGTGAGCGCACCGCGGACACCCTGCGCCACGTGGGGCTGTACGAGGAGCGCTACCGCCCCATCGGCGGCTACTCCACCGGCATGAAGCAGCGCGTCAAGCTTGCCCAGGCGCTGGTCCACGACCCCCAGCTGGTCCTCCTCGACGAGCCCACCAACGGCCTCGACCCGGTCGGCCGCGACGAGATGCTGGGCCTGATCCGCCGCGTCTACACCGACTTCGGCATCTCGGTCCTGGTCACCTCCCACCTGCTCGGCGAGCTGGAGCGGACCTGCGACCACGTCGTGGTCGTCGACGGCGGCAAACTGCTGCGCTCCAGCTCCACCAGCGACTTCACGCAGACCACGACCACCCTCGCGGTCGAGGTCACCGACTCCGACGCCCACCCGGACGGCACCGCCGCCCTGCGCAAGGCGCTCACCGAGGCGGGCGTCACGCTGCACGCGGGAGAGGAGCAGGGCCTGCCCGGCGCCGGCCACATCCTGCTGGTCGAGGCCACCGGCGAGGCCACGTACGACACCGTTCGCGACACCGTGGCCGACCTCGGCATCGGCCTGGTCCGCATGGAGCAGCGACGCCACCACATCGCGGAGGTGTTCCGCGACAGCGACAACGCGGCCGCCGAGGCCGCAGCCCAGTACGCCACCCAGCAGAAGGGAGCCGGTTCCGATGGCGCCTGA
- a CDS encoding M24 family metallopeptidase → MAGDTKQRTKRRTTGLSAELSGFREVQRLSYECAEAVAAQLRPGVTEREAARMQRDWLRERGVRDWFHMPFAWFGDRTAFTNFRIPLQFFPTNRALEPGMPFILDMAPVYKGHTADIGYSGSLGLNPVQDRLMSDLQAHRALILEQVRERRTLRDIYEEVERLMISQGYTNRHRAYPFGVIAHKIDRVKERSWSPTAFGFGTQALRGLASDALRGHREGWSPLWSPYRFSDHPPQPGLWAVEPHLGFRGTGAKFEEILVVTDSRDPEESAYWLDDDLPHVRRWAEEKAA, encoded by the coding sequence ATGGCTGGGGACACCAAGCAACGCACCAAGCGGCGCACCACCGGGCTCTCCGCCGAACTGAGCGGGTTCAGGGAGGTGCAGCGCCTCTCCTACGAGTGCGCGGAGGCCGTCGCGGCGCAGCTGCGCCCCGGTGTGACCGAGCGCGAGGCGGCTCGTATGCAGCGCGACTGGCTGCGCGAGCGCGGGGTGCGGGACTGGTTCCACATGCCGTTCGCGTGGTTCGGCGACCGCACCGCCTTCACGAACTTCAGGATCCCGCTGCAGTTCTTCCCGACGAACCGGGCCCTGGAGCCGGGGATGCCGTTCATCCTCGACATGGCCCCGGTCTACAAAGGCCACACCGCGGACATCGGGTACTCGGGCAGCCTCGGCCTCAATCCGGTGCAGGACCGGCTCATGTCCGATCTGCAGGCGCACCGCGCGCTGATCCTGGAGCAGGTGCGCGAGCGCCGCACCCTGCGCGACATCTACGAGGAAGTCGAACGGCTGATGATCAGCCAGGGGTACACGAACCGGCACCGGGCATACCCCTTCGGCGTCATCGCCCACAAGATAGACCGGGTCAAGGAGCGGAGCTGGTCACCGACCGCGTTCGGGTTCGGCACCCAGGCCCTGCGGGGGCTGGCCTCCGACGCCCTGCGCGGCCACCGCGAGGGCTGGTCCCCGCTGTGGAGCCCCTACCGCTTCTCCGACCACCCTCCGCAGCCCGGCCTGTGGGCGGTGGAACCGCACCTGGGCTTCCGGGGCACCGGAGCGAAGTTCGAGGAGATCCTGGTCGTCACCGACTCCCGGGACCCCGAGGAGAGCGCGTACTGGCTGGACGACGATCTGCCGCACGTGCGGCGCTGGGCTGAGGAGAAGGCGGCATGA
- a CDS encoding SDR family oxidoreductase, producing MTGAGAGAASGRERWVSTGGVELCVVELGDTDRPTVILVHGYPDSKEVWSQVAERLASHFHVVLYDVRGHGRSTAPQPLRGGFTLEKLTDDFLAVADAVSPDRPVHLVGHDWGSVQGWEFATVARTEGRIASFTSMSGPSLDHFGHWIKKRMARPTPRRAAQLLNQGAKSWYVYMLHTPVLPELAWRGPLGKQWPKILQRVEKVPAGDYPTASLPSDAAHGAWLYRDNVRPRMRRPRADAYAHVPVQLITPTGDAFLSERLYDELELWAPDLVRRTLPAKHWVPRTRPDQLASWITEFVTAREEPATRAPEHRAPGRYTDRFGGQLVLVTGAASGIGRATAFAFAEAGARVVCVDRDADGAARTADMARLVGSPQAWGECVDVSDEQAMEKLAAKVAAEYGIVDVLVNNAGIGLSGPFMETSAEDWKKVLDVNLWGVIHGCRLFGKQMADRGQGGHIVNTASAAAYLPSRTLPAYSTSKAAVLMLSECLRAELASKSIGVSAICPGIVNTNITATSRFAGVDEAEEKRRQQKSSRLYGLRNFPPEKVAEAILLAVVKNQAVVPVTPESKGALWMSRFAPGTLRRFAKLEPRL from the coding sequence ATGACGGGCGCGGGCGCGGGTGCGGCGAGCGGGCGCGAGCGCTGGGTGAGCACGGGTGGGGTCGAGCTGTGCGTCGTCGAGCTCGGTGACACGGACCGGCCGACCGTCATCCTGGTGCACGGGTACCCGGACAGCAAGGAGGTCTGGTCGCAGGTCGCCGAGCGGCTGGCCTCCCACTTCCACGTGGTGCTCTACGACGTACGGGGCCACGGGCGTTCCACGGCCCCGCAGCCGCTGCGCGGCGGCTTCACCCTGGAGAAGCTGACCGACGACTTCCTCGCAGTCGCGGACGCGGTCAGTCCGGACCGCCCGGTCCACCTGGTCGGTCACGACTGGGGTTCCGTGCAGGGCTGGGAGTTCGCGACGGTCGCCCGCACCGAGGGCCGGATCGCCTCCTTCACCTCGATGTCGGGGCCCTCCCTCGACCACTTCGGTCACTGGATCAAGAAGCGGATGGCACGGCCCACCCCGCGCCGGGCCGCCCAGTTGCTGAACCAGGGCGCCAAGTCCTGGTACGTCTACATGCTGCACACGCCCGTGCTGCCGGAGCTCGCCTGGCGCGGTCCGCTCGGCAAGCAGTGGCCGAAGATCCTCCAGCGGGTGGAGAAGGTCCCGGCCGGGGACTACCCCACGGCCTCACTGCCCTCCGACGCCGCGCACGGCGCCTGGCTCTACCGGGACAACGTCCGGCCCCGGATGCGCCGTCCGCGCGCCGACGCGTACGCCCACGTACCGGTCCAGCTGATCACCCCCACCGGGGACGCCTTCCTCTCCGAGCGGCTCTACGACGAGCTGGAGCTGTGGGCTCCGGACCTGGTGCGGCGCACCCTGCCGGCCAAGCACTGGGTGCCCCGGACCCGGCCCGACCAGCTGGCGTCGTGGATCACCGAGTTCGTCACCGCCCGGGAGGAGCCCGCCACGCGGGCACCGGAGCACAGGGCCCCGGGCAGGTACACCGACCGCTTCGGCGGCCAGCTGGTCCTGGTCACCGGAGCCGCCAGCGGCATCGGCCGGGCCACCGCCTTCGCGTTCGCCGAGGCCGGGGCCCGTGTGGTGTGCGTGGACCGGGACGCCGACGGTGCGGCGCGCACCGCCGACATGGCCCGCCTGGTCGGCTCACCGCAGGCCTGGGGCGAGTGCGTCGACGTCAGCGACGAGCAGGCGATGGAGAAGCTCGCCGCGAAGGTCGCCGCCGAGTACGGGATCGTGGACGTCCTGGTCAACAACGCCGGCATCGGCCTGTCCGGTCCTTTCATGGAGACGAGCGCCGAGGACTGGAAGAAGGTCCTCGACGTCAATCTGTGGGGCGTCATCCACGGCTGCCGGCTCTTCGGCAAGCAGATGGCCGACCGCGGGCAGGGCGGGCACATCGTCAACACCGCCTCCGCCGCCGCCTATCTGCCGTCCAGGACGCTGCCTGCGTACAGCACTTCCAAGGCCGCGGTGCTGATGCTCAGCGAGTGCCTGCGGGCCGAGCTGGCGTCGAAGTCGATCGGCGTCTCGGCGATCTGCCCGGGCATCGTCAACACCAACATCACGGCCACCTCCCGCTTCGCCGGGGTGGACGAGGCCGAGGAGAAGCGGCGCCAGCAGAAGTCCTCCCGCCTGTACGGGCTGCGCAACTTCCCACCGGAGAAGGTCGCCGAGGCGATCCTGCTCGCGGTCGTGAAGAACCAGGCCGTGGTCCCGGTGACCCCCGAGTCCAAGGGCGCCCTGTGGATGTCCCGGTTCGCACCGGGCACCCTGAGGCGGTTCGCGAAACTGGAGCCCAGGTTGTGA
- a CDS encoding metal-dependent hydrolase produces the protein MSGVAPYPIAPRRVAFSWRTTPLHWIPDEPTATHVINVLHLLLPAGERWFVKVFKEGLPLVTDPGLRSQVKGFMGQEATHSVQHSYVLDHLAEQRLPTGAYTKHVDFLFEKLLGETPPFGVPVTAQEWLRFRLSLVAAIEQFTAVLGDWVLGAEGLDRAGADEIMLDLLRWHGAEEVEHRSVAFDMYQHCGGAGLPRYARRVEGMVVVAPVLGWLWILGASYLLRNDPELRGRPRYSLREHNRAVAKGLLPTWRELGTAIPRYLRRSYHPSQEGSLRRAVEYLAASPAARSAAGAVGRAAMS, from the coding sequence GTGAGCGGGGTGGCCCCGTACCCGATCGCCCCGCGCCGGGTGGCCTTCAGCTGGAGGACCACCCCGCTGCACTGGATACCGGACGAGCCCACCGCCACCCATGTCATCAACGTGCTGCACCTGTTGCTGCCCGCCGGTGAGCGGTGGTTCGTGAAGGTCTTCAAGGAGGGCCTGCCGCTGGTCACGGACCCGGGGCTGCGGAGCCAGGTGAAGGGGTTCATGGGCCAGGAGGCCACGCACAGCGTGCAGCACTCCTACGTCCTGGACCACCTGGCCGAACAACGGCTTCCCACCGGGGCGTACACGAAGCACGTGGACTTCCTCTTCGAAAAACTGCTGGGGGAGACCCCTCCGTTCGGGGTGCCCGTGACAGCGCAGGAGTGGCTGCGTTTCCGGCTGTCGCTGGTCGCCGCGATCGAGCAGTTCACGGCGGTCCTCGGGGACTGGGTGCTCGGCGCCGAGGGGCTGGACCGGGCCGGCGCGGACGAGATCATGCTCGATCTGCTGCGCTGGCACGGAGCGGAGGAGGTGGAGCACCGCTCCGTCGCCTTCGACATGTACCAGCACTGCGGGGGCGCGGGCCTGCCCCGCTACGCGCGCCGCGTCGAGGGCATGGTCGTGGTGGCCCCGGTACTGGGCTGGCTGTGGATCCTGGGTGCCTCGTACCTCCTGCGCAACGACCCGGAACTGCGCGGGCGGCCGCGCTATTCGCTGCGCGAGCACAACCGGGCGGTGGCCAAGGGTCTGCTGCCCACTTGGAGAGAGCTCGGCACGGCCATACCCCGCTACCTGCGACGGTCGTACCATCCCTCGCAGGAGGGCTCGCTGCGCAGGGCGGTCGAGTACCTTGCGGCTTCACCTGCCGCCCGGTCAGCGGCGGGCGCGGTCGGCCGAGCCGCCATGTCGTAG